The genomic interval AACCTCCTGCCGGCTCACTGCAGTGTGGCGAAGATGATCCTGGACACAGTGAAGAACAGGTGAGGAAGCATCTTTTCTTCCACCTGAAGTCTTCAGATTTGCTTTTATTAATGTCTGAACTTAACTGAACTCTGCTTCTGTGCAGTGTATTTGGATGGGATCATGTCACTCAGGGATTGGTGCAGCTTGGGTTCTTTCTTATGGACACATTTGGACCCAAACCTGGACCGTTCGGCAAGTCCACAGAGGGGCCTGTTACTGCGGCCCGGACCCCGTCTCAGCAGGCCTGCAAGCTGGGAGGACAGATGCTCCTTCAGGGCTTTAAGGTACAGTAAGGTTTACTTTTAGGCTTCAGCAGTGTCGagcaaaaaataagttttaatacCTTTTGAATTTGTTCACATTCTGTCAGCAAACTTTAATTGTTCcctattgggattttatgtgatacaccAACAGAAAGCAGGACATAGTCAGGAGGAAAAGGATTTAGTTCAGTTGGACGGACATGTCTTTGTAGCtttactctttccatttttagataATTGATTGAAAAGTGATCTAGGAGATGTTTAAAGCCCAAGATGTTCTATCATCTAATCTATGATGGTAGGTGAACTAAGAGGAAAACTGTTTGtgctccattttatttatgggaaccagagtaAGTGGGGCTGCATACAATCACAACCCTCCatcttttctcttctgtttctgctactctgtgttggtctgtcacataaaatatattgaatttgGCATCAACTGTGACAAACCTTTTGCTGTAATTGTGTCGTAACTGAATTgactaaaatgtttctttacttTCTCACTGACCTGTGTCCGTCTACAACAGATGcatgagccaatcagaggcgaGATACTAGAGCAGGTCCTGAATCGTCTGGTCACAAAGACTGCCTCACCTGTCAGTCATTACTTGGGTAATAAACGTTTCCAATAGTTACATTGGCGTTTAGATTTAGTGATGACTCCAGTTTCACCTGAAGACGGAGAAACTAAACATATTAGCAGAAAATTAATCCTTACATTAGCAGATTTTTGTCCCTCTCTGTGCACCTTGGATGTAGTTGAAGTTGTTCCTCAAACTTGGCTGGATGCCTGTAACTAAcacagttttgaatgttttgacttttcagaCCTTTTCTCTGACATTGTGATCTCTGCTCCCATGATCCTCCTGGAGTCCTCCTCCAAGGTGACGGAGACATTCGACCACCTGACCTATCTGCCTCTGGGGACCGTTCAGGGTTTTCTGAAAGCTGTCCAGGTACCTAAACACAGATCCACGTCGAAGATGTAAAGCTTTGTGCAGTTAaaccatttatttctgttttcttttccagccTCTGCTCAAAGTCAGCATGTCTCTGAAAGATTCTTTAATTTTGGTGCTTCGCAAGGCCATGTTTTCCAGGTATGAGCAGCTTTGCTGTTAATCTGTTGCATCCGATAGAGAAATGAAATCCCTCCTTATACTGTTTTTCCCTTTCTATGACCCTCCACCAGCCAGCTGGATGGCAGGAAGTCTGCAGTGACAGGCTTTTTGCTGTTGCTGAAAAACTTTAAGGTTTTGGGCAGCTTGGCTTCCAGTCAGAGCAGCCAGGCTGTCTCCTCCAGCCAGGTATTGATCCAACATCTCTACTCACAGACACAGACCGCTTGTTTGTGGGGTGTTTACAGTCCTTTTAAAACTATCATGTAGGTCCAAGTGGACGTTCACTCTCGCTATAATTCTGCTGCCAATGAAGCTTTCTGCCTGGAGATTCTCAGCAGCCTGCGCCGCTGCCTGGGCCAGCAGGCCGATGTGCGCCTCATGCTCTATGAGGTAGACATCTTTtgatgtcatgttttgttttgtttttttaggttaTTATTTCCTAAAAACCTGTGaaaaatttccaaatgtttcagtttgtttaactTTTGCTCTTTGAAAGGCTTGTTGAAGGATTGAGGGatccagtttttttcttattttcaggGTTTCTATGACGTTCTCCGCCGCAACTCTCAACTTGCGAGCTCCATCATGCAGACCCTCCTCTCACAGGTTTGTGCTACACCctcttttacaaaataaagccGAGCAGCACCTAAACATGGGTATAatagagatttattttaaaaattataaacatgaCAATTTTGTCAGAGGAGATAAAGGAAATGTGATTTGTGTTGCATCACATTTGTTCCTCTGGGAAATGGGAAGTCATTGATCacaatttgatattttattaacataaaaaagtaaacatttagaaaaaaaaattggtaacactttatggtgtgcataagactgacatggcaccgtcataaacatgacataacacctgttatgaacatgaaggagtcttcatgaatgtttctGACTTTTCATGAAGTGTCActcagtaaataataaaaatgtcagcttAGTGTTATatggtaaataattacatttttatgcaatgttgcattaaaacttaCATTAAAAATCCATTATTAAGagtaaactttgcattaaaagtgtcattactTGCTGATTGAcgcttcatgacaacagtcctaatcattcataaagactccttcatgttcatggcGGCGGTTATGTGATGTTTATGACAgtatcatgtcagtcttatgcacatcccttcaaataaagtgtaaccaattacttttttaattacatttattacacAGGAAGAAAATTATTAGGAAGAGCCAAGTATTTAACGTGTTTCCTCTTTCACAAAGTAAATTTACTCAAagtaaaagttgaaatttttctTAAGTGTGAGATATTAAGGTTACGGTACCAGTATATTTGGATggctctttgtgtgtgtttttttttattaaaatgtgaatattaagTATTTGCGTCCTCAGGTGAGGCGATACTATGAGCCGGAACAGGACCTGCTTCCTCCTGTCAAACTGGAGCCGTGCATCACTGCTCACGGCGACCAAGTCTACCTGCAAGAGCCGCTGGTAGCCGACTGTATTTGTCACGTTTCGCCGCCACGTCTTGCTTTTGTTGATGAGTCCTCTAAGGCACTTTCCGTTGCTTTTCAGGCACATCTAGTAAGCTGTACTGTTCACTGCCTGACGTGGCTGCAGAACACACACCAAGCTGCAAACCTCAACGCGGATGACAGCGATGATGAGGAAAATGATGAGGGATACAAATCTGAATTACAGACAATCTTGGAGAGCATGACAAGGCGCATGATCAAATGTGAACTGGAGGATTTTGAACTGGTATTAAATGGagaacttttttccccctctaatAACAACATATCCTTTCAATTAAAAAGCATTTAGTTAGTAATTTTACTAGAAAGCGTAGCTTTGGGATGGATCCATTTATACAACAGCAAGCCTTTGCTTTTATAGTTGTGTGTCTCCAtccattttagtgttttatgaTTAACTTGTGACGTCAAAGCACTTTTTGAATCCGTGCGTTGTCTACATCCATCAGGACAAATCGGCAGAGTTTTCTCTGGGCTCCAGCGTTGGAGTGAAGAATAACATCTACGCTGTGCTGATGATGGGCCTCTACGAGGTCCTGATGGAGTACAACTTCATCAGCGCAAACTACAAGTAACTATCAACTATTTGTCAGGGTTCCTGCAAGCTCTAATCCCTCTTTTCTCTACTTGGgcttaaatttaatttagtaaagTCTTATATGTTTATTTCACAAGCTTTCTTGCTGTATGTTTAAGCAGTTCTGTTAGAAATATTCTTGTCTCGCTGTCCACTGcttgttaaaaaatgtgtatagCTAGTGattctttatttgaaagtaaataGTCATAATGAAGCTGACTGTATGTGGTGTTAAACTCTGGCAATCTATAAAATCACTTGTGTAACAAACTGGGATCAAAAACTTCTCAAAAACTCAAgtcaacagttttatttaaatttgagctcaaatgtaaacagttttatttaaatttctcaaTATAAAGAATCCACTTGCCGTACAGTGATGTAGTTGGAATAAAACGAAGTGCAGATGCTAAACTGTTGCCTCTGTCTTGCAGTAAAACGCGCTTTGAGGAGCTTCTCGAACTCTTCCACCGCCACCACAAACTGTCTGAGATCCTGAAGGAGAAATCTGGGAAAGGTCGAGGGCCGTCACACAAAACGCCTCGCAGTTTGCTCTCCTTGGGCTTCGTGTCAACTCTCATCACCGTCCTCTTCAGGTGAAATCTCTCAGGTTTCCACACACAGAGCATAACTCATAATCGTTTAGTGTTACTGTTTCATAAATGGCTTTTCAGCACTCTGTTATTAATGAAACCGTTAGTAAAGCTGTATTAAAAGCTTTCAAACTAATGTATTGaatcttaaatttatttgagCAGggacaaaacataataatattacACTAAACTAAATACTACCTGAGCTCTGCCTAAGATATATAGACACACCTTTAATGTATTCATTGGAGACAAAATACGTAAACATACATAAATTCTTTACAGACTGTTAGCACTCCTAACAagtacttcaaaataaaatattagtaaatatatatatatatttttaagttttatacttttattgttttagctgaTCTGAGCGTttacaaacttttaatttgtaatcttTCCCTGGAGAAGATTCCcattgaaaaacaacaaaacttaacCACATTTTAGTCAAATGGATAAGATGAAGAATAAcataagtaaatacaaaaatgtgacaaaaataacaacGATTATTctagtttttaacaaatatttaaatgaatctgAGCTGTTAAGCTGTTTCACAATTCTCAGATTTCCTTTAgctactcttcaaaatgggacaCATGATAAAACATGCCATTCAAGTTCAGTAGATGTGCTGCAAGAAATAGCTACTTGCCCAAAGTTGGAACACACAAGGCTGGAtatgaaacaaaagtttttaaaccttTCTTACAATAAAGTggtaaattattcaaaataaagaaaaatctccaAGAACAactgttaaatttttttgtgtgtgcgaTTAGGCtgctattttattattaatttaacatctgACATTAGTGGCAATAATTGTTGAGTTTGTAGGTATCACAAgacaaactaataaaatgatCATTGCTATCACTGACCTGCAACTTTCAACCAACCGAATGTTCTCCTTTTCCAGAGATAACAGTCAAAGCAGAGAGGAGGCTCTGTCCGTGTTGCGTTCAAGCGGGGAGTTTCTGCGTTACGCTTTGAGCGTCGCGGTTCAGAAGATCCAGCAGCTGGAGGACACCGGACACACGGACGGTCCAGATGGACAGCATTCAGATAGGACTTTCCGCTTCCTCTGTGACATGACAAGGTTTAACATCCCTACGTCTTTAAGAGCCTTTTGATTTTgacttttggtttcttttgctgtttgtaGTTTTACTCCTCCCTGCTGGGACAGCTGCAGATGACGAGTGATCTCTGTCTGTCTCGCAGCGTCCTGATGTGGCGCTACACCAACATCCCGCGCGCGGTGGAGGAGGTGGGGAAGAAGGAGAAGCGCTGCAGCTTGTCCCAGCTTTGTCTGGACGGTCTGCTCAGGATCTTCACAACCTGCCAGCAGCGCTACCCAGAGAAGATGGCCCAGCTGCTTTCTGCCATGGGTTAGAGATGCACTGCAAACGTCCTGAAGGTCACAACTGTGAAAAAGTAGCATTCGTTCATATTTAAATCTCTTCTAGATGTTGAAGATGAAGCTGAGCAGGACGATGTTGCGGAGATGAACTACTTTTACATCAGACAGTTTCAGGTAGAGGCCTGAAAATTCCTCTTCCTTTACTGTTATTTGTGCCACTGATATGTTTATGtgcaaatttttattatttttgttgcttattgACAGAGGGCGCTGTTCACTCAGTTGAGTGGAGGCGAGGAGGACTTCAACAGCCGAGAAGCTCAGGTGCTGGTCGGCATTTTGACCGTGCTCACACGTCAGCTAAAGCCCTCTTCTAAACAGGCAAGGTGCTTCGTTACGTGGACACCATCTCACTAAGTGGGGAGTCTTTTATCAAAATGATCTACTTTAAATTTACAGTTTGTTCAGATgatcacctggactgtgaaaaTCTGCAAAGAAACTAGTTTTGgtcagtggcttttatctggGAGCTTGTTGAGTGCACAGAAACTGATCTGGAAGttaactctcttttttttttttttttggttattttagaGGACTCTGCGTTCTGTAAAGGGCTTCTGTCACTGCTCTTCAGCCTGCAGGTCCTCTACAAGACTCCAGCGAGTCTGTTGCTGGAGCTTTGTCAAGACATTCACAGCCAGTTGGGAGACATTGATCAGGTGATGGATGCTGCGACACTTTTTCAGGGTGTGGATGTTCTTTAGAGCAGTTTTAAGTGTAAAACTGGGTGATGTATTATAAAATTTAAGGCTTTCGAACTGTGTAGTTTCCTTTCAGTGCTCTATCAGAGACCACAGCATCATGTCACCCAGTGGGTGTAAATTTTGCGTTAACGCTCCTTGTGTTGTAAGATGTGATGAGGAATGTTCTAAAACTTCTGAGTTTACTTCATAAGCAAGATGGTCTTTTTTCCTGTAGATTTTAGAAAATACATCCAGGATTGTTAAcctattttatgcatttttttattgtgattttcgTTCCCATCTCACAGCAAAATCCACTCTAATGTTCATCCCTTGTTGAATGTTGTCCCttaaaaaatttttcttttaatggcACCAgcaattttttacattttcctaacATTTACTCACTGTTTTATAAATACcttctttaaaaataagctatagaatattttatatttaattgttAAAGTAAATCGGCAATGCATGTCTCCGGGGAATAACAACTTGAATAAGACGGCTGTGGAGCAACGACCAAGTTTCCAGCTCCACGCACAGTGAGTAGGACGTGATGGAGGTAGCAGACGGATGCTCATGGGTCACCAACACCtcataaaaacagtttgttttttagagGTGATGCCAGGAAAGCATTTTTAATGCTTAATAAGACTCTCCTGGGACTTTaactggaacattttgtttGGTTAGATACGACTGAAGCCACAAGAACAGAGAAATTCATCTTGGAATTTGAACTACAAGAGATTTCTTCTGAAGTTTTAAtggtttatttcttttccaCCTGCCACAATGACCTAAATCCTACAGAAACCTCATAAGGTGTGAAGCATAAGAGATCGTCTACAGATCTGGATGGTCTCCAGACAGAGTTCTTGGAGATGTAGCCAAAGATCCCTTTTGCTCCAACCCTAAATCATGTCATAAATGTCGAGGAACAGTCAAAATGAAGAGCAAAACGGCAACAGTGTGGGTGCCAAGAATTGTGggaaagattattttttaaagcaaaagatTATGTTCCACATTTTCCAGAGGAaggtgccaataaatgtggaggGCGCTCCACCAGTCAAACAATACAGCGAACAGTTATAAccgtatttgttttttaatcaaccctgctttttttttctccaatcaGGATGTAGAAGTGGAGAAGCAGTGTCATTTTGCCATTGTTAAcatgaaaacagcaacaacagcagcagtaCGTATCGTTTTCCAGCTGCAGGTTTTGGATATATTGTGAAATTCCTCCCCCAGTACCTCTAAgccatctctctctttttgacttttaaatctCTCCCCAGCTGCTCGTCCTGACTCAAGTTGACAGAGTGCTGGATGAAGTGGACTGGCTGATTGCCAGGAAGAAAAGTCAAACAGCTTCTGAGAAATCTGGCTCTGGTACGATCCCCTTTTCCAAAGACGCTTAGTTGGATTATTAATCCACCCTGCAGACAGTGAATGGAGCCTGAACTTCTCTGGTTGCAGCCGACGCCTCCCAGACTGCAGGCCAGCAGGACCCCGTTGAGAAGGCGGTGACCCTGCAGCTGGGAACTCTACTGACCGCTTTAAACGAGCTGGTCCAGGCGGCTCTTCTTCCCGGAAACTGCACCATAACACTGCTGAGAGAGCTGAGTCGTACTTACACCACCCTCACCACCCTGGTCAAATACGTGCGTATCTGTCCGGTTGATCATTTCAATGACTGTCAGTATCCTGGTGTGACTTTTCCTTGTCTGTTAAATCTACACTGTAGTACATCCAGGTGTGTGCCAGCCAGCACGGGTCACTGCCAAACAGATTTGAGAAACTGGTAGGTCTGAAGTTTTACTATTTGGTTTTAATTTCCTctgagtttttaatttaatgcttcTTCTATGCAGGTGAAACTATCTGGTTCCCACCTGACCCCGCAGTGCTACTCCTTCATCACTTACGCCCAGGTATAGTCACAATCAGTTTGGTATTATTGGCATAAAAGGCAGCCTCATCCTTCACAGGAAGcattgaagtttttcttttcttttctttttcttggttaGAGTGGAGAATCCAACCCTGGCGatgacaagaagaagaagaaaaggactGAGGTGAACGCCGCTGCGTCGGTAAGGACTTTAACCGCGTAGAAATGAATCGCTAAACCCGACGTGGCTGAGAATGTGAATgtaaagttgattttaaaaaat from Xiphophorus maculatus strain JP 163 A chromosome 2, X_maculatus-5.0-male, whole genome shotgun sequence carries:
- the fanci gene encoding Fanconi anemia group I protein, which translates into the protein MKAEMDKIVSLSDGESTVELQKYLSSLTNDQLVTALTNSALRGKKAGAMLKGILKGSPPGSSEGANRRLLVYEHLIPLCESGDLQAEVAADIIGLLMLETHTLSGSSLAKLATLFVDAIKVGKMGSGKSLELFPTILTALAACAALSYGKGELSGEEYKKQLINSLCSSRWDPQCVIHLTTMFRDVPLSAEELQFLVDKVLRMFFKMDLQEVPPLVYQLLLLSAKGCKKPILDGIVGYFRDQDDRQEEEQKDGVNLHLEVQTIPQDQLRHVEGTVILHIVFAIRLDNELGRELLKSFKTSYGDLCPFSVALLLSVARIQRYEEQVFDLLKGAVIKSYKDEQLQQGSKFLQNLLPAHCSVAKMILDTVKNSVFGWDHVTQGLVQLGFFLMDTFGPKPGPFGKSTEGPVTAARTPSQQACKLGGQMLLQGFKMHEPIRGEILEQVLNRLVTKTASPVSHYLDLFSDIVISAPMILLESSSKVTETFDHLTYLPLGTVQGFLKAVQPLLKVSMSLKDSLILVLRKAMFSSQLDGRKSAVTGFLLLLKNFKVLGSLASSQSSQAVSSSQVQVDVHSRYNSAANEAFCLEILSSLRRCLGQQADVRLMLYEGFYDVLRRNSQLASSIMQTLLSQVRRYYEPEQDLLPPVKLEPCITAHGDQVYLQEPLAHLVSCTVHCLTWLQNTHQAANLNADDSDDEENDEGYKSELQTILESMTRRMIKCELEDFELDKSAEFSLGSSVGVKNNIYAVLMMGLYEVLMEYNFISANYNKTRFEELLELFHRHHKLSEILKEKSGKGRGPSHKTPRSLLSLGFVSTLITVLFRDNSQSREEALSVLRSSGEFLRYALSVAVQKIQQLEDTGHTDGPDGQHSDRTFRFLCDMTSVLMWRYTNIPRAVEEVGKKEKRCSLSQLCLDGLLRIFTTCQQRYPEKMAQLLSAMDVEDEAEQDDVAEMNYFYIRQFQRALFTQLSGGEEDFNSREAQVLVGILTVLTRQLKPSSKQFVQMITWTVKICKETSFEDSAFCKGLLSLLFSLQVLYKTPASLLLELCQDIHSQLGDIDQDVEVEKQCHFAIVNMKTATTAALLVLTQVDRVLDEVDWLIARKKSQTASEKSGSADASQTAGQQDPVEKAVTLQLGTLLTALNELVQAALLPGNCTITLLRELSRTYTTLTTLVKYYIQVCASQHGSLPNRFEKLVKLSGSHLTPQCYSFITYAQSGESNPGDDKKKKKRTEVNAAASAKLLRETTAIPNLIFSIEQYEKYLITLSKKSKVNLMQYMKLSTSRDFRINAATLDAALQEQEETRETQESQDAEETQEPKRKKRKQ